The proteins below come from a single Vidua chalybeata isolate OUT-0048 chromosome 1, bVidCha1 merged haplotype, whole genome shotgun sequence genomic window:
- the RB1CC1 gene encoding RB1-inducible coiled-coil protein 1 isoform X3: MYEVAKKLCSFCEGLVHDEHLQHQGWAAIMANLEDCTYSYQKLLFKFENVYSSYLQSIEDIKLKLTHLGSAVSIMAKIPLLECLTRYSYRECLGRLESSPEHGGAESEETEDGKSADLVLYPDVSKVNSKSMLASFCKSVEHSALEGTDPENVKDDKESGQNATVQDNEMSVELKDDDQPSFNVSLLDWINVQDRPNDVESLVRKCFDSMSRLDPRIIQPFLAECHQTIAKLDNQNMKAIKGLEDRLYALDQMIASCSRLVNEQKELAQGFLANQKRAENLKDPSVLPDLCLSHANQLMIMLTNHRKLLDIKQKCTTAKQELANNLQVRLKWCCFVMLHADQDGEKLQALLRLVTELLERVKVVEALSTVPQMYCLAVVEVVRRKMFIKHYREWAGALIKDGKHLYEAEKAKRESFGKLFRKSFLRNRLFRGLDSWPPSFCTRKPRRFDSELPDISLNDLQFLQSFCPSEVQPLLRVPILCDFEPLHQHVHALHNLVKAAQSLDEMSQTITDLLNEQKASNSQASPQSATTPRMESTTGITIATSSRTPPSLSLQGPLCPPVCPPAPLEELSPDSIDAHTFDFETIAHPNLEQALKQGSLDLDSLAESPESDFMSAVNEFVIEENPVSPNVISDPQSPEMMVESLYSSVINAIDSRRMQDTSSCVKDVSAENASLSVCVEKCRVIAQDSKVHLRGIKEDLCHFRTLVQREQCDFSNSLKCTSLEIVNTIEKVKLSLEKTLNDKHQNELRSLKSEYETKINKLLEDGEENKKKIKKLKGDLLGLEEVLQNKNDEFAIVKNEKEAVVCLQNEKDQKLLELECQMETQNSEIKELRQSREIVLEDLKKLHVENNEKLQLLRAELESLEQSHLKELESNLQARHLQEFEKVLAEHKDCLDKLKKENEHRLEQMQESHEVVMQEKQQQVEELQLKVSDLSDLRCKLEVELALKEAETDEMKLLLEESRNQQQETLRCQIDKETESLRKEIDKLNNKIQISSDEYQVGLSELRTLMTIEKDQCISELVNRYEEESNLLRTELNKVTLLHQKTAEAEKRLSEQITELQSKLELEMTALEKEKTEKLSLCEQQEKYEAIIHKLKEEKELLISNQEQDRQLLIQKLNCEKEDAVQTACKELELQREAAEKGLLEKILQLEMQVNRSPPAESSAESNLVAELQEKLQEEKMKFLEQLEEQEKRKNEEMQNIRTSLTAEQQTNFNTVLAREKMKKENIINDLSDKLKVLTQQQEKDKDLIETLSEDRARLLDEKKKLEEEVNKLRSSNFSPSTYLAAASEVCGACAADVPTDTDRLVADFGAEGRMDSMMETSMMAVHENVHMSEEKQRIMLLERTLQLKEEENKRLNQRLMSQSMSSVSSRHSEKIAIRDFQVGDLVLIILDERHDNYVLFTVSPTLYFLHSESLAALDLKPGECASGASRRPWVLGKVMEKEYCQAKKAQNRFKVPLGTKFYRVKAVPWNKKV; this comes from the exons ATGTATGAGGTTGCCAAGAAGCTTTGCTCCTTTTGTGAAGGTCTTGTACATGATGAACATCTTCAGCATCAAGGCTGGGCTGCTATAATGGCCAACTTGGAAGATTGTACATACTCTTaccaaaagctgcttttcaagTTTGAAAATGTGTATTCAAGCTATTTGCAGTCCATAGAGGATATCAAATTGAAACTTACACA cttggGTTCTGCTGTTTCTATCATGGCCAAGATACCACTGCTGGAGTGCCTAACAAGATATAGTTACAGAGAGTGTTTAGGAAGACTGGAGTCTTCACCTGAACATGGAGGAGCAGAAAGTGAAGAAACTGAGGATGGGAAATCTGCTGATTTGGTGCTTTATCCTGATGTATCTAAAGTGAACAGTAAATCAATGTTAGCGTCATTTTGCAAGTCAGTTGAACATTCAGCTTTGGAAGGCACAGATcctgaaaatgtaaaagatGATAAGGAATCTGGTCAAAATGCTACTGTCCAGGACAATGAAATGTCAGTAGAATTGAAAGATGATGATCAGCCTTCCTTCAATGTGTCTTTGTTAGACTGGATAAATGTTCAAGATAGACCTAATGATGTTGAATCCCTGgtcagaaaatgttttgattcCATGAGCAGG cttGATCCAAGGATCATCCAACCCTTTCTGGCAGAATGTCACCAAACTATCGCCAAACTAGATAATCAGAACATGAAGGCTATTAAAGGTCTTGAGGATAGACTCTATGCATTGGACCAGATGATAGCAAGCTGCAGCAGACTGGTGAATGAACAAAAAGAACTTGCTCAG GGATTTTTGGCTAATCAGAAGAGAGCTGAGAACTTGAAAGATCCTTCTGTGCTGCCTGACTTGTGTTTGAGTCATGCAAATCAGCTGATGATTATGTTAACTAATCACAGAAAACTGTTAGATATTAAACAGAAATGTACCACTGCCAAACAGGAGCTTGCAAATAATCTGCAAGTCAGACTGAA GTGGTGTTGTTTTGTAATGCTTCATGCTGACCAAGATGGAGAGAAACTACAAGCACTGCTTCGTCTTGTAACAGAGCTCCTAGAAAGGGTCAAAGTTGTAGAGGCTCTCAGCACTGTTCCTCAGATGTACTGTTTAGCTGTTGTTGAAGTtgtgaggagaaaaatgttcaTAAAACACTACAGGGAG TGGGCAGGTGCTTTAATAAAAGATGGGAAACATCTATATGAAGCTGAAAAGGCAAAACGGGAATCTTTTGGTAAACTCTTTA GGAAGTCTTTTCTAAGGAATCGTTTGTTTAGAGGACTTGACTCCTGGCCTCCATCCTTTTGT ACACGAAAACCTCGCAGATTTGACAGTGAGCTTCCAGATATCTCATTGAATGACCTGCAGTTTTTGCAGTCTTTCTGTCCTTCAGAAGTACAGCCATTACTCAG GGTTCCCATACTTTGTGACTTTGAACCTCTTCACCAGCATGTACATGCTCTACATAACCTGGTCAAGGCAGCACAGAGTTTGGATGAAATGTCACAAACTATTACAGACCTGCTGAATGAGCAAAag GCCTCCAATAGTCAAGCATCACCACAATCTGCTACCACACCAAGGATGGAAAGTACTACAGGAATCACAATTGCTACCTCTTCAAGAACTCCTCCATCACTCAGTCTTCAGGGTCCCCTGTGTCCTCCTGTGTGTCCCCCAGCTCCGTTAGAAGAATTGTCTCCAGACAGCATTGATGCTCACACGTTCGATTTTGAAACTATTGCCCATCCGAACTTGGAGCAAGCTCTTAAGCAAGGATCATTAGACTTGGATTCATTGGCAGAGAGTCCAGAATCTGACTTTATGTCTGCAGTAAATGAATTTGTAATAGAAGAAAATCCAGTGTCTCCTAATGTAATAAGTGACCCACAAAGCCCAGAAATGATGGTGGAATCTCTTTATTCTTCAGTTATCAATGCAATAGACAGTAGGCGTATGCAAGATACAAGTTCTTGTGTAAAGGatgtttcagcagaaaatgcttCTCTCAGTGTTTGTGTGGAGAAGTGTAGGGTTATTGCTCAAGACTCAAAGGTACATTTAAGAGGTATAAAAGAAGATCTTTGCCATTTCAGAACACTTGTACAAAGAGAACAGTGTGACTTTtctaattctttaaaatgtacttCCTTAGAAATAGTAAATACAATTGAAAAGGTAAAGCTTTCACTTGAAAAAACACTAAATGATAAACATCAAAATGAATTACGGTCTTTGAAAAGTGAGTATGaaactaaaattaataaattattggAGGAtggtgaagaaaataaaaagaaaatcaaaaagtTAAAAGGTGACCTGTTAGGTCTTGAGGAAGTTCTTCAGAATAAGAATGATGAATTTGCAATAgtaaagaatgagaaagaagCTGTGGTTTGCCTTCAGAATGAAAAAGACCAGAAATTACTTGAATTGGAATGCCAAATGGAGACACAAAATTCTGAAATCAAGGAACTGAGGCAGTCGCGTGAAATTGTACTTGAAGACTTGAAAAAACTTCATGTTGAAAACAATGAGAAACTACAACTCCTGAGGGCAGAACTTGAGAGTTTAGAGCAAAGCCATTTAAAAGAACTGGAAAGCAACCTACAAGCCAGGCATTTACAGGAATTTGAGAAGGTCCTAGCTGAGCACAAGGACTGTTtggataaattaaaaaaagagaacgAGCATAGACTTGAACAAATGCAGGAATCTCATGAGGTAGTTATGCAAGAGAAACAGCAACAAGTAGAAGAGTTACAACTCAAGGTTTCAGATCTGTCTGATTTGAGGTGCAAGCTAGAAGTTGAACTTGCCCTGAAAGAAGCAGAAACTGATGAAATGAAGCTTCTTttggaagaaagcagaaaccAGCAACAAGAGACCTTAAGATGTCAGATTGACAAGGAAACTGAAAGCTTAAGAAAGGAGATAgataaattaaacaataaaatacaaatcagCAGTGATGAATATCAAGTGGGTTTATCAGAATTAAGGACTCTGATGACAATTGAGAAAGATCAGTGTATTTCTGAGCTAGTAAATAGGTATGAAGAAGAATCAAATTTGCTTAGAACTGAATTAAATAAAGTAACACTTCTTCATCAAAAAACGGCTGAGGCAGAAAAAAGACTTTCAGAGCAAATAACAGAATTGCAAAGTAAGTTGGAGTTGGAAATGACTGCcctagagaaggaaaaaacagaaaaattgtctctctgtgagcagcaggaaaaatatgaaGCTATTATCCATAAgctaaaggaagagaaagaactGTTGATATCTAACCAAGAACAAGACAGGCAGTTGCTCATTCAGAAGCTCAATTGTGAAAAAGAGGATGCAGTACAAACTGCTTGTAAAGAGTTGGAATTACAGAGGGAAGCTGCTGAAAAAGggcttttggaaaaaatactgcaaCTTGAGATGCAAGTGAATAGGAG tcCTCCTGCTGAATCATCTGCTGAATCAAACTTAGTTGCTGAACTTCAGGAGAagcttcaggaagaaaaaatgaagtttttagAACAACTTGaagaacaagagaaaagaaagaatgaagaaatgcaGAACATCAGAACATCGctcactgcagagcagcag acCAACTTCAACACTGTTCtggcaagagagaaaatgaaaaaagaaaacataattaatGACCTTAGTGACAAACTAAAAGTGCTTacacaacagcaagaaaaagataAGG ATTTGATTGAAACACTTTCTGAAGATAGAGCTCGCTTACTTGATGAGAAGAAGAAACTTGAAGAAGAAGTTAATAAACTGAGAAGTAGTAATTTTTCTCCATCAACCTACTTGGCAGCAGCATCAGAAGTTTGTGGAGCCTGTGCAGCTGATGTGCCCACAGACACAGATAGATTGGTTGCTGACTTTGGGGCTGAGGGGAGAATGGATTCCATGATGGAAACCAGTATGATGGCTGTGCA tGAAAATGTTCATATgtctgaagaaaagcagaggataATGTTGCTAGAAAGA ACTTTGCAGttgaaagaagaggaaaataagagatTAAATCAAAGATTG aTGTCCCAAAGCATGTCGTCAGTATCCTCAAGACATTCTGAAAAAATAGCAATTAGAGA tTTTCAGGTTGGCGATTTGGTACTCATTATCTTGGATGAAAGGCATGACAACTACGTGTTGTTTACTGTCAGTCCAACCTTGTATTTCTTGCACTCAGAGTCCCTTGCTGCACTGGATCTCAAACCAGGTGAGTGTG CATCGGGTGCATCTAGGAGACCATGGGTGCTAGGAAAAGTGATGGAAAAGGAGTATTGCCAGGCaaaaaag gCACAAAACAGATTCAAAGTTCCTTTAGGTACAAAATTCTACAGAGTGAAAGCAGTACCATGGAACAAGAAAGTATAA